The Novipirellula aureliae genome segment ACGCAGGCCGAGGTGCGATCGTCGGCGTATAGATCGTCGTCGGTTCGCATGTTGGGCAAATCGAAACAGACTGCTGTTTGATTTCACCTTGCGCACTCAGGTTCACTGAGTGTGGCTCATCGAACTTTTCGATTCTGCCAACGCGTGGAGCGGGCGAAACCGCATTGGGTACATTCCATGCGTTATCCTCTGGCTGGACGGTCGAACATGGTCGCAGTGCCGTGAACACTCCACCTAGCAATAGTGCGTGGATGATCGCCAAGGCGACGAGGCCCATGCTCAATCGAATCCGGATTCCATCGTTCACAAACATCAAAACACCTCATAACTTCGATAGGGCAAGGAGCTGGTCGGGTCGTCGAGGACCGTGAGTGCGAATCCGCCGTAGCCAGCCCAGAGGCGAACGAATTGTTCGCGCGGTGTGAGTTCAAAGCGGCCGGGATAGTTGTTGTCGAGAATCGCTGCGTATTGCCGACCGTCGCGATTGACCCAGCCGACGAAGGTGCAGCAGTGGGCCGGTTTCCACCACAGGATTGCACCGCGCCGAGTGGCCGTCGCCCAATCAAGGAACCGCGGGTCGGCCTTGATCGTGTAGCTGTAGTCGATGTCGGCGGCATCGAGTCGGCTTCGCAATCGCGAGTCCCATTCGCCATCGCTGTAGGTCGCTCGCCAACGCTCGCCGAGTTCGTACTCGTTGAGCCACCGCAAGTGATTGACGAGCGACGCGTGGACGCAGCTGCCTTGGTTGAGCTTGCCGGTCCAGTTGCGTTGATGCAGCTTATTGGGCAAGTTCGCAGCAGGTTGCTCCGGTAGCGAACAGATACCAAGCCTTGCCACTCGCGCCGGTGTAGTACGAATCCGACAAGTGTGGCGTGCTGATGACGCGGTACTTGTTGCGGTGCGGGTTGTCGACTGGAATCTTGGTCGGTGAACCCTGGGCGTCCATCATCAACTGGGCCGATCCCATTAACAGTTCCGCTTCGGTTTCCAGCTCGACAGGAACCACCAAGTACTCGGGCCGAATGTTGATCGGCTTTTGATCTTTGGCTTTCGACCCTGGACCCGCCTTCTGCTTGCGGAACGTCGTCTTGGCAACGGTCAGGCTGTCGGCACCGAACTTGGTGTCAGTTCCAGTGAGCAAGTTGCCGTTGCCGGCCGCGAAGAACCCAGAATTCTTCAAGAGCAGCGTGAAGAACAGATCGTCGATCGACTCGGCACCCGAGCGACCCATTTGACGCGGGATATCCATGAAGGCCGACAAATCATCATTGATGATATCATGCCGAGTGAGCATCAAGATTTGACCGTAGGTGTCGGCCTTGTTGCTGTACTTCTGCTCCGACAACTTTCCGTGCTTCAGTTCACCGTCTGGAGCGACCTGTTCGAAACCGCCCGTTCCGAGCAAACGGTAACGCGAGACTTCCTTGAAGTCCGACACCGTTCCCACGCTACACAGATCAAACGCAGCGATTGGTGTGTTGGTGTAAGCCGCCAACAGCGTCTTGTTCATCACGTTTTCAAGGATGCTCGGCAGACTCATCGTCGAGAAGCCAGCGCGGATCGTGGCAGTCCCGTCACCGAAGACGCGAGGAACGTCGATCCCTTCCATACGAGCGCACTCGGCGACCAGTTCCTTTAAGCCGATGTGACGCATCGGATCAGCCTGGTTCAAAGTGCGTTCACCATAACTGGCCAGTAGCGTCTTCTCGTCGATACCGACCGAAAGACACGCC includes the following:
- a CDS encoding phage major capsid protein, whose translation is MPKTTPVRSYQSVVCSEEDSLQTQDSGLKTNNVPSSLRIVCDDAATITLAAAETPEEGKPSLRKFSMTAYTGGAMRLGGWPYPVVVDLAGMRVTRKSRPILKDHDRGSIVGHTDDIAITDKSLEVAGTISGVGATAQEVIATSENGFPWQASLGASADKVVFIPEGKTAKANGREFSGPVYVARKSTLGEVSFVALGADDDTEARVAAGQHTDDPDETTENMDDLEPVNASLNMSTKPKTNQDSSAVDQMRAEAATESRRIAGIRKICAGKYSDIEADAIEHGWSVTKTELAVLRSERPKVPEQSASKPSFTREILEAAACLSVGIDEKTLLASYGERTLNQADPMRHIGLKELVAECARMEGIDVPRVFGDGTATIRAGFSTMSLPSILENVMNKTLLAAYTNTPIAAFDLCSVGTVSDFKEVSRYRLLGTGGFEQVAPDGELKHGKLSEQKYSNKADTYGQILMLTRHDIINDDLSAFMDIPRQMGRSGAESIDDLFFTLLLKNSGFFAAGNGNLLTGTDTKFGADSLTVAKTTFRKQKAGPGSKAKDQKPINIRPEYLVVPVELETEAELLMGSAQLMMDAQGSPTKIPVDNPHRNKYRVISTPHLSDSYYTGASGKAWYLFATGATCCELAQ